A portion of the Esox lucius isolate fEsoLuc1 chromosome 20, fEsoLuc1.pri, whole genome shotgun sequence genome contains these proteins:
- the f5 gene encoding coagulation factor V: protein MRINSREGVHHLLLLLALVLVLPSHTTAQQPTDRRRYYYIAAINIDWDYMSDGPLRFGSYKKVVYREYDEGFKQAKTHPSWLGLLGPTIRGQEGETLVVKFKNMADKPHSLHAHGITYGKQSEGSLYFDNTSQFEKEDDAVPPGGEHTYYWEVTPDVVPQATDPTCLTHTYFSHHDIVKDYNSGLIGTLLICKAGSLDEDGEQVLVHQEYVILMGVFNENLSWYKPKTDFATATRNHVKHTINGYANGSLPGLSVCAHTSVSLHLVGMSTEPELFSVHINGQVLQHAGHRVSSVGLIAGTGTSANMTAVHAGRWLLSSHIDKHLEAGMHGFVEVRSCEGFNPPQRKLTIKEKQESQVWIYYIAAEEVVWDYAPNMPELIDGDYKLKYLKQSPDRIGRKYKKAVYTQYTNAMFTERAENKKRKQELGIIGPVIRAQIRDVIKIVFKNMATRPYSIYPHGLTVDKAAEGVNYPAGGNQTHGVQPGETYTYVWEIIEEDQPLPGDPQCVTRMYHSAVNTPRDVASGLVGPLLICKSQSLTKRNVQLKSDKEQHAMFAVFDENKSWYLDENIASYSEPGKAKKDDPDFHKSNIMHTINGYVYESGQPLGFCNGEIVTWHVSSIGAHDYIQTATFYGHTFDLNDRTEDFLSLFPMTGETITMNMDNVGIWLLASLNSHETTKGLRVKFKDVECFRDYVYEYEVDAETDTVANKAKDDFSIWKPEDVVTAKEAEKEKEIEKPEKLVFDDETDEWAAQLNLRSFKNITKETDMEKLDLSMYDYRTADEPDSALTDTSLAEMEATNTSLAERDAIKTPLAGREATNTSLAGREATNTSLAGREATNTSLAGREATNTSLAEREATNTSLAEREASNTSLAERDATKTPLAGREAINTSLARKETTSTSLAGREATNTSLTEMETPGVRTFTTKSPFIESFAGTATESLNLTVVQLDSSFNRSLMWTTETETETVLATAVTATETSQSQVKIRSDAAEKRLIQTRRQWTTVNRTSVDDTFMGESEETITRGDVFYSETLPNTSNNTEEGKGDDGSNILLGRESVTASASENGTAINASLNVANQVDRALIDIDRKINISKFEEPNMTGFDVKTEICGNITVNGSSQNGTLPSDTGTFSGKVETQNDTNTTVINHRNSTVTRPESKENCTVPDTVLESSSESFSDKTPSANPGVDNQSLSTIEDPDNSDQIPSEEVIIYLRDNNSQVIRTNSLDLQEEHWGYEGTHEMVPVEMPDHMVKYIGNELPEPSTTPEINKPIIKSVHRRQKPAKGHGMKTKKKKEYKPQPPRRFGFSPRGFKPAPDIGLTPRGARPISSEEDFSDKAIVIGVPRPDFSDYEIYVPNDGHEEITLKHAEDIGDEYEEIEYIDPYKEKGDMQDLTLDENAKYFLKTAGDNVKVYFITAEEVQWDYGGYGQRRHDKSGDNERQTKFSKVVFRGYLDSLFSMPQIRGEMDEHLGILGPVIKAEVGQMIMVFFRNLASRPYSLHANGVSYTKQTEGLSYEDGSKYWYKYDNEVKPNTTYTYLWKVSANVGPTKDESDCRTWAYYSGVNPEKDIHSGLIGPLLVCRKGTLSKKVVDMREFMLLFMTFDESQSWYYQKNREVLEMKNRRARLKDPDSKDNLKFHAINGIIFSLKGLRMYSNQAVRWHLFNMGPPSDLHSVHFHGQIFLHKQIRDHTQAVYPLMPGGFATLEMLPSKPGLWQLETEVGQYQQKGMQTLFLVIDNNCDHPLGLISGSVKDDQITANDKRGYWEPHLARLNNQGKYNAWSTDKKGSWIQVDFQRPVVISHIETQGAKQLFSSHYVVNYTISYSTDKRMWIYYKGNSNEIRMTFTGNQDANQVQRNTFFPPLIGRFIRLHPLHSYNSQMVRMEYYGCELDGCSVPLGMERGQIEDYRITASSTASSWYFGPWKASLARLNLPGIVNAWQAESNNLDQWLQVELAQVKKITGIVTQGAKSRGKEQYVTSYRLDYSHDGTHWVKYTDDDDNVFKIFPGNTDSNGHVKNYIYPPIFSRFIRVIPHDWKSTITLRVELLGCDFE from the exons CATTGACTGGGACTACATGTCTGACGGACCGCTAAG ATTCGGCTCCTATAAGAAAGTGGTGTACAGGGAATATGATGAGGGATTCAAGCAGGCGAAGACCCATCCTTCCTGGTTag GACTCCTTGGTCCCACCATCCGGGGTCAAGAGGGAGAAACTCTGGTGGTCAAGTTCAAAAACATGGCCGATAAACCCCATAGTCTTCATGCCCACGGCATCACTTATGGGAAACAGTCAGAGG GCTCCCTGTACTTCGACAACACGTCGCAGTTTGAGAAAGAGGATGACGCAGTGCCGCCTGGAGGAGAACACACATACTACTGGGAGGTGACTCCAGACGTGGTCCCCCAGGCCACGGACCCCACCTGTCTGACCCACACCTACTTCTCCCACCATGACATTGTCAAGGACTACAACTCGGGCCTGATCGGAACCCTGCTGATCTGTAAAGCAG GGAGCCTTGACGAGGATGGAGAACAGGTGTTGGTCCACCAGGAGTATGTCATCCTCATGGGGGTGTTCAATGAGAATTTGAGCTGGTACAAGCCAAAGACGGACTTTGCAACTGCCACTAGAAACCACGTCAAACACACTATCAATGGATACGCCAACGGATCACTTCCAG GTCTGAGTGTCTGTGCCCACACCTCTGTCAGCCTGCACCTGGTGGGCATGAGCACGGAGCCGGAGCTGTTCTCCGTGCACATCAACGGCCAGGTCCTGCAGCACGCCGGACACCGGGTCTCTTCCGTGGGCCTGATCGCCGGCACCGGCACCAGCGCCAACATGACGGCCGTCCACGCCGGCCGCTGGCTCCTCTCCTCACACATCGACAAGCATCTGGAGG CTGGTATGCATGGGTTTGTGGAGGTCCGGAGCTGTGAGGGTTTCAACCCCCCCCAGCGTAAGCTGACCATCAAGGAGAAACAAGAAAGCCAGGTGTGGATTTACTACATCGCAGCTGAGGAGGTTGTGTGGGACTACGCACCAAATATGCCTGAATTAATTGACGG GGACTACAAGTTAAAGTACCTGAAGCAAAGCCCGGATCGAATAGGCAGGAAGTATAAGAAGGCGGTGTACACACAGTACACAAATGCCATGTTCACCGAGCGGGcggaaaacaaaaagagaaagcaGGAGTTGGGCATCATCGGGCCTGTCATCAGGGCGCAGATCCGTGACGTCATTAAG ATCGTCTTCAAGAACATGGCCACCCGACCGTACAGCATCTACCCCCACGGGCTGACCGTGGACAAGGCAGCGGAGGGGGTCAACTACCCTGCGGGGGGTAACCAGACGCACGGAGTCCAGCCCGGGGAGACGTACACCTACGTGTGGGAGATCATCGAGGAGGACCAGCCTTTGCCGGGCGACCCGCAGTGTGTGACCCGCATGTACCACAGCGCGGTGAACACGCCCCGAGACGTAGCATCGGGTCTAGTAGGGCCCCTGCTCATCTGTAAAAGCCAGTCCCTTACCAAGAGGAACGTGCAG CTAAAATCGGACAAAGAGCAGCATGCCATGTTTGCAGTTTTTGATGAGAATAAGAGCTGGTACCTGGACGAAAACATTGCATCGTACAGCGAACCAGGAAAGGCCAAGAAAGATGACCCAGACTTTCATAAATCAAACATTATGCATA CAATTAACGGGTATGTGTATGAGAGCGGCCAGCCCCTGGGCTTCTGCAATGGGGAGATTGTCACGTGGCACGTGTCCAGCATTGGAGCGCACGACTACATCCAGACTGCAACGTTCTACGGTCACACGTTTGACCTGAACGACCGCACAGAGGACTTCCTCAGCTTGTTCCCCATGACCGGCGAAACCATCACCATGAACATGGACAACGTTG GTATTTGGCTGCTGGCATCCCTGAACTCCCATGAGACCACCAAAGGGCTGCGTGTGAAGTTCAAAGACGTTGAATGCTTCAGAGACTACGTATATGAATATGAAGTTGATGCAGAAACCGACACAGTTGCGAATAAGGCGAAAGATGACTTCTCCATTTGGAAACCTGAGGATGTTGTAACGGCCAAAGAGGcagaaaaagagaaggagaTTGAGAAACCTGAAAAGCTGGTGTTTGATGACGAGACAGATGAGTGGGCAGCACAACTGAATCTGAGGTCATTCAAAAATATCACAaaggagacagacatggagaaaTTGGATCTGTCTATGTATGACTATAGAACCGCTGATGAGCCTGATTCTGCCCTGACTGACACGTCATTGGCTGAGATGGAGGCAACTAACACGTCATTGGCTGAGAGGGATGCAATTAAAACGCCATTGGCTGGGAGGGAGGCAACTAACACGTCACTTGCTGGGAGGGAGGCAACTAACACGTCATTGGCTGGGAGGGAGGCAACTAACACGTCATTGGCTGGGAGGGAGGCAACTAACACGTCACTGGCTGAGAGGGAGGCAACTAACACATCATTGGCTGAGAGGGAGGCAAGTAACACGTCATTGGCTGAGAGGGATGCAACTAAAACGCCATTGGCTGGGAGGGAGGCAATTAACACATCTCTGGCTCGGAAGGAGACAACAAGCACGTCATTGGCTGGGAGGGAGGCAACTAACACGTCATTGACTgagatggagacacctggagtgCGTACCTTTACAACAAAGTCTCCGTTCATCGAAAGCTTTGCTGGGACTGCAACGGAATCACTCAACTTAACAGTGGTCCAGTTAGACTCCAGCTTTAACCGCTCTTTAATGTGGacgacagagacagaaacagaaacagttCTTGCCACAGCAGTCACAGCTACGGAAACATCGCAGAGTCAGGTCAAAATAAGGTCAGACGCGGCGGAAAAAAGGCTCATACAAACCCGACGCCAGTGGACCACCGTGAACAGAACCTCAGTGGATGACACATTCATGGGAGAGTCGGAGGAAACGATTACTAGAGGCGATGTCTTCTACTCTGAGACACTTCCCAACACTTCCAACAATACAGAGGAGGGAAAGGGGGATGATGGCAGCAATATACTCCTGGGCAGGGAGTCTGTCACTGCCTCAGCCAGTGAAAACGGTACAGCTATAAATGCATCTCTAAATGTCGCAAACCAAGTGGATAGGGCATTGATTGATATAGATAGGAAGATAAATATTAGCAAGTTTGAGGAACCTAACATGACCGGTTTTGATGTTAAGACAGAAATCTGTGGTAACATCACTGTTAATGGTTCATCGCAAAATGGCACACTTCCATCAGATACCGGAACATTCTCTGGCAAAGTGGAAACACAGAATGACACAAATACCACTGTTATAAACCACCGGAATTCAACAGTGACTAGACCTGAGAGTAAAGAAAACTGTACTGTGCCGGATACCGTGCTAGAGTCCTCCTCAGAAAGCTTCTCCGACAAGACCCCCAGTGCTAATCCAGGTGTGGACAACCAATCACTGTCAACCATTGAGGACCCAGACAACTCTGACCAGATTCCCTCTGAGGAAGTGATCATCTACCTGAGAGACAACAATAGCCAAGTCATCCGTACTAACTCCTTGGATCTGCAGGAGGAGCACTGGGGCTATGAGGGGACACACGAGATGGTCCCTGTGGAGATGCCGGATCACATGGTCAAATACATTGGGAACGAACTCCCAGAACCCAGCACCACTccagaaataaataaacccATCATCAAGTCCGTCCACCGTAGACAAAAGCCAGCTAAAGGCCATGGCATGAAAACTAAGAAAAAGAAGGAATACAAGCCCCAACCACCGAGAAGGTTTGGTTTCTCCCCGCGGGGGTTCAAACCGGCTCCCGACATTGGACTCACACCCAGAGGGGCCAGACCCATCTCCAGCGAGGAGGACTTCTCAGACAAAGCCATTGTGATCGGCGTGCCACGACCTGACTTCAGCGACTATGAGATTTATGTCCCCAATGATGGCCACGAGGAAATCACTCTAAAACATGCTGAGGACATAGGGGACGAATATGAGGAGATTGAATATATCGACCCTTACAAAGAGAAGGGGGACATGCAGGATCTAACTCTGGACGAGAACGCTAAATATTTCCTCAAAACGGCGGGGGATAACGTGAAGGTGTACTTCATTACAGCGGAGGAGGTGCAGTGGGACTACGGGGGATATGGACAAAG GAGGCATGATAAGTCAGGGGACAATGAAAGGCAAACTAAGTTCTCCAAAGTAGTTTTCCGAGGTTACCTGGACAGCTTGTTCAGCATGCCACAAATCCGAGGAGAAATGGATGAACACCTGGGCATCCTGGGGCCGGTCATTAAGGCCGAGGTTGGACAAATGATCATG GTATTTTTCAGGAACCTGGCCAGCCGTCCATACTCGCTACACGCCAACGGAGTTTCCTACACCAAGCAGACGGAAGGGTTATCCTATGAGGATGGGTCCAAGTACTGGTACAAATATGACAACGAGGTCAAGCCCAACACTACATACACGTACCTCTGGAAGGTCAGCGCCAATGTAGGGCCCACCAAGGACGAGTCTGACTGTCGCACCTGGGCCTACTACTCTGGTGTTAACCCT GAGAAGGATATCCACTCGGGTCTAATTGGGCCGTTGCTGGTGTGTCGGAAGGGCACTCTGAGCAAGAAGGTGGTCGATATGAGAGAGTTCATGCTTCTCTTCATGACCTTTGACGAGTCTCAGAGCTGGTACTACCAGAAGAACCGTGAGGTTCTGGAAATGAAGAACAGACGGGCCCGGCTAAAGGACCCTGATTCCAAAGATAACCTGAAGTTCCATG CCATCAATGGAATCATCTTCAGTCTGAAGGGCCTGAGGATGTATTCCAACCAGGCGGTGCGCTGGCACCTATTCAACATGGGGCCTCCTTCCGACCTCCACAGTGTCCACTTCCACGGCCAGATCTTCCTCCACAAACAGATCCGGGACCACACCCAGGCAGTCTACCCACTCATGCCTG GTGGCTTTGCGACACTGGAGATGTTGCCGTCCAAACCTGGGCTTTGGCAGCTGGAGACAGAGGTCGGACAGTACCAACAGAAGGGGATGCAGACCCTCTTCCTGGTTATAGATAATA ATTGTGACCATCCGCTGGGTCTCATTTCTGGAAGTGTCAAAGACGACCAGATCACAGCGAACGACAAACGAG GATACTGGGAGCCTCATCTGGCCAGACTGAACAACCAAGGCAAATACAACGCATGGAGCACCGACAAGAAGGGCAGCTGGATACAG GTGGACTTCCAGAGGCCCGTGGTGATCAGTCACATAGAGACCCAGGGGGCCAAACAGTTGTTCTCGTCCCACTATGTGGTCAATTACACCATCTCCTACAGCACGGACAAGAGGATGTGGATCTACTACAAAGGAAACAGCAATGAGATAAGAATG ACTTTCACAGGTAACCAGGATGCTAACCAGGTGCAGCGCAACACTTTCTTCCCTCCTCTGATTGGCCGATTTATCAGACTCCACCCCCTCCACTCCTACAACTCACAGATGGTCCGTATGGAGTACTACGGCTGTGAGCTGGATG GTTGTTCTGTGCCCCTGGGCATGGAGCGTGGGCAGATAGAGGACTACCGTATCACTGCCAGCTCCACAGCCTCTAGCTGGTACTTCGGCCCCTGGAAAGCCTCGCTGGCGCGACTCAACTTACCGGGCATCGTCAACGCGTGGCAGGCCGAG AGTAACAACCTGGACCAGTGGCTGCAGGTGGAGCTGGCCCAGGTCAAGAAGATCACTGGCATCGTCACCCAGGGGGCCAAGTCCCGGGGCAAGGAGCAGTACGTCACCTCCTACCGCCTGGACTACAGCCACGACGGGACACACTGGGTCAAGTACACCGACGACGATGACAACGTCTTCAAG ATATTCCCTGGCAACACTGATAGCAATGGCCATGTGAAGAACTACATCTATCCTCCAATTTTCTCTCGCTTCATCAGGGTCATTCCTCATGACTGGAAGAGCACCATCACCCTGCGCGTAGAGCTGTTAGGCTGTGACTTTGAATGA
- the LOC105021918 gene encoding DLA class I histocompatibility antigen, A9/A9 alpha chain isoform X2, producing the protein MRELRFFFLLLSTYSIVNAGSGSHSLWAFATCISGETPFAECSVVLMMDDIQVGYFDSNTERFVHKGHNTQNATDVDMAKDATYVFGHMFLSLKRRLSALKYRYNSTDAFNGIYADLIHYNITHYSYNSGNLLSPWSQVHQTNAKWRYQTIYLPICIKTLKKFLEKEKNFVMRKVRPRVRLIQKAVSGGTRVSCLAFGFYPRHINLTLQRDGQTIPDQELSAGLVLPSADGTYQLRKSLTVSAEELSEKHSYTCSTFHLSLDNKLDVSWVPRDGTDPVLVSIPSAALLIACLAILLACVWRRRNAAGTHVPHPSNADEAQAVEQISLSSHDS; encoded by the exons atgAGAGAacttcgttttttttttcttttgctttcAACTTACTCGATTGTAAATGCAG GTTCAGGATCCCATTCTCTATGGGCATTTGCAACATGTATCTCAGGAGAGACGCCGTTTGCTGAGTGTAGTGTTGTGCTGATGATGGACGACATTCAAGTTGGCTACTTTGACTCCAACACAGAGCGATTTGTCCACAAGGGACATAACACCCAAAATGCAACAGATGTCGACATGGCTAAAGATGCAACTTACGTGTTTGGACACATGTTTCTCAGCTTGAAAAGGAGACTGTCAGCCCTAAAGTATCGCTACAATTCCACAG ATGCTTTCAATGGAATTTATGCAGATTTGATACATTACAACATCACACACTACTCATACAATTCGGGAAACCTACTGTCGCCTTGGAGTCAAGTGCACCAAACAAATGCAAAATGGCGTTATCAGACCATTTACCTACCGATTTGCATAAAAACCTTGAAGAAGTTtctggagaaagaaaagaacTTTGTGATGCGCAAAGTGCGTCCCAGAGTGAGGCTTATTCAGAAGGCCGTGTCTGGAGGGACCCGGGTGAGCTGTCTGGCATTCGGTTTCTACCCACGCCACATCAACCTGACCCTGCAGAGGGACGGCCAGACTATACCCGACCAGGAGCTGTCTGCCGGGTTGGTGTTACCCAGCGCGGATGGGACTTACCAGCTGAGGAAGAGTCTGACGGTCAGTGCCGAGGAACTGAGCGAGAAACACAGCTACACCTGCAGCACCTTTCACCTCAGCTTGGACAACAAGCTGGACGTCAGCTGGGTACCCAGGGATGGGACAGACCCTGTGCTGGTGTCTATCCCCTCAGCTGCGCTGCTCATCGCTTGTCTCGCAATTTTACTAGCCTGCgtctggaggaggagaaacGCAGCTGGCACACATGTGCCACACCCGTCCAACGCTGACGAAGCCCAAGCTGTTGAGCAAATTAGCCTGTCTTCACATGACTCCTGA
- the LOC105021918 gene encoding major histocompatibility complex class I-related gene protein isoform X1, translating to MRELRFFFLLLSTYSIVNAGSGSHSLWAFATCISGETPFAECSVVLMMDDIQVGYFDSNTERFVHKGHNTQNATDVDMAKDATYVFGHMFLSLKRRLSALKYRYNSTGDIVVNQRMTGCEMLDNGEPALFLSTDAFNGIYADLIHYNITHYSYNSGNLLSPWSQVHQTNAKWRYQTIYLPICIKTLKKFLEKEKNFVMRKVRPRVRLIQKAVSGGTRVSCLAFGFYPRHINLTLQRDGQTIPDQELSAGLVLPSADGTYQLRKSLTVSAEELSEKHSYTCSTFHLSLDNKLDVSWVPRDGTDPVLVSIPSAALLIACLAILLACVWRRRNAAGTHVPHPSNADEAQAVEQISLSSHDS from the exons atgAGAGAacttcgttttttttttcttttgctttcAACTTACTCGATTGTAAATGCAG GTTCAGGATCCCATTCTCTATGGGCATTTGCAACATGTATCTCAGGAGAGACGCCGTTTGCTGAGTGTAGTGTTGTGCTGATGATGGACGACATTCAAGTTGGCTACTTTGACTCCAACACAGAGCGATTTGTCCACAAGGGACATAACACCCAAAATGCAACAGATGTCGACATGGCTAAAGATGCAACTTACGTGTTTGGACACATGTTTCTCAGCTTGAAAAGGAGACTGTCAGCCCTAAAGTATCGCTACAATTCCACAGGTGATATAGTTGTTAACCAGCGAATGACTGGCTGTGAAATGCTGGATAATGGTGAACCCGCCCTTTTTCTGTCCACAGATGCTTTCAATGGAATTTATGCAGATTTGATACATTACAACATCACACACTACTCATACAATTCGGGAAACCTACTGTCGCCTTGGAGTCAAGTGCACCAAACAAATGCAAAATGGCGTTATCAGACCATTTACCTACCGATTTGCATAAAAACCTTGAAGAAGTTtctggagaaagaaaagaacTTTGTGATGCGCAAAGTGCGTCCCAGAGTGAGGCTTATTCAGAAGGCCGTGTCTGGAGGGACCCGGGTGAGCTGTCTGGCATTCGGTTTCTACCCACGCCACATCAACCTGACCCTGCAGAGGGACGGCCAGACTATACCCGACCAGGAGCTGTCTGCCGGGTTGGTGTTACCCAGCGCGGATGGGACTTACCAGCTGAGGAAGAGTCTGACGGTCAGTGCCGAGGAACTGAGCGAGAAACACAGCTACACCTGCAGCACCTTTCACCTCAGCTTGGACAACAAGCTGGACGTCAGCTGGGTACCCAGGGATGGGACAGACCCTGTGCTGGTGTCTATCCCCTCAGCTGCGCTGCTCATCGCTTGTCTCGCAATTTTACTAGCCTGCgtctggaggaggagaaacGCAGCTGGCACACATGTGCCACACCCGTCCAACGCTGACGAAGCCCAAGCTGTTGAGCAAATTAGCCTGTCTTCACATGACTCCTGA
- the rgcc gene encoding regulator of cell cycle RGCC (The RefSeq protein has 1 substitution compared to this genomic sequence), translating into MKSPKLKSQSKRNFLEEKDDLSDVLGEFDAVIEDFSSPVENRHFRYDEHLKTMKRRSSASVSDSGFSDSESAESLTRNSFGFSDERLNSPTVFSPPPTSPPPLTSPKAKLGDTKELEDFIADLDKTLASM; encoded by the exons atgaagtcTCCAAAGCTGAAGTCCCAAAGCAAAC GCAATTTTCTTGAGGAGAAGGATGACCTGTCTGACGTTCTGGGTGAGTTCGACGCAGTGATCGAAGATTTCTCGTCCCCAGTGGAAAACAGACACTTCCGCTACGACGAGCATCTGAAGACCATGAAGAGACGGAGCAGTGCGAGCGTCAGTGACAGCGGCTTCAGCGACTCCGAAA gTGCTGAGTCCCTCACCAGAAACAGCTTCAGTTTCAGTGACGAGAGACTGAACTCTCCGACTGTCTTCTCCCCGCCACCCACCTCCCCACCACCTCTCACATCACCGAAAG CCAAACTGGGAGACACTAAAGAACTAGAGGATTTCATTGCTGACCTTGACAAGACATTAGCAA GCATGTGA